The Candidatus Cloacimonadota bacterium genome has a segment encoding these proteins:
- a CDS encoding helix-turn-helix domain-containing protein: protein MKVFDINRNYRPDEVAAALRVSRKTVYRWIRDIANPLRAFRTTENGQLRCSGKDLNQYVLKNQVKPEYE from the coding sequence ATGAAAGTGTTCGACATCAATCGCAACTACCGGCCTGACGAAGTGGCTGCCGCTCTCCGAGTGAGCAGGAAAACCGTCTATCGTTGGATCAGAGACATTGCCAACCCTCTGCGAGCCTTTCGCACTACTGAAAACGGACAGCTGCGCTGCTCCGGTAAAGACCTCAACCAATATGTCCTCAAGAACCAGGTTAAGCCCGAATATGAGTAA
- a CDS encoding DUF3164 family protein, producing the protein MSKASKPVKERTLTDAQGREIPVKVLHTEILEKDAAVKKAMDCALKLQERILTDKQKMIQIIENYLNDAARRNGLEWKGNALLFTFDEKYKIEMRFREKIQFGIELQLAKQKIDECIKAWSVDSNDNLKAIINEAFQVDKRGQLARYRIFALRRYKIKDPTWKEAMELIDKAILVTSTKQYISFAVRDEAGNYNKVVLNFSAL; encoded by the coding sequence ATGAGTAAAGCGAGCAAGCCAGTCAAAGAACGCACCTTAACCGATGCTCAAGGTAGGGAAATCCCTGTGAAGGTGCTGCACACCGAGATATTGGAAAAGGATGCCGCAGTCAAGAAAGCGATGGACTGCGCACTCAAACTGCAAGAACGTATCTTAACCGACAAACAGAAAATGATCCAGATCATCGAGAACTATCTGAACGACGCTGCTCGCAGAAACGGCCTGGAATGGAAAGGCAATGCCCTCCTCTTCACTTTCGATGAGAAGTACAAAATCGAGATGCGGTTCCGGGAGAAGATTCAGTTCGGAATCGAACTACAGCTCGCCAAGCAGAAGATAGACGAGTGCATCAAAGCCTGGTCAGTAGACTCCAACGATAACCTCAAAGCTATCATCAACGAAGCATTCCAAGTGGATAAGCGTGGTCAACTGGCTCGTTACCGCATCTTCGCCTTGCGCCGTTACAAGATCAAAGACCCGACTTGGAAGGAAGCGATGGAGCTAATTGACAAGGCCATCCTGGTCACTTCTACTAAGCAATACATCTCTTTCGCAGTGCGAGACGAGGCCGGTAACTACAACAAGGTAGTGCTGAACTTCAGTGCCCTGTAG